From Alteromonas sp. BL110:
AGTTTAGTAACCAAGAGAACCCTGAAAACAACTTCGAGTATTGGAAAACCGGTATCTTCCATTTCTGTGTTCAAGACCCAGACGTAGAAGGTTTAGCTGAAAAGATTGTGGCCGCTGGCGGTAAAAAACGTATGAAGGCACCGCGCTACTACTACCCGGGTGAAAAACCATATCGTATGATTTATATGGAAGACCCGTTTGGTAACATTCTTGAAATTTATAGCCACAGCTATGAGTTGCACTATGCAAGCGGCGCTTACGAGTAAGCGTTAGTTAATATCGCTTTTTAGGCATTGCGTTAAGCAAGTGCATAGCAAGCTTTAAATAAGCGAAAGGCGAGGGCGAAACAAGCAAAATCTTGTTTAACGCACCTCGCCTTTTTTGTTCTTTACTTGCTGATAAAACGCGAGATTTTATCCAAATTGACCGGATACATAAGGGTTGGATACCTTTTCTGTGGCTACCGTTGTAGTGGGGCCATGTCCAGGATAAATCGTCATATCATCAGGTAGCACCATAATTTTTTGCTTAATAGAGTCGATAAGCTGCTGATGATTTCCCTGTGGAAAGTCGGTTCTGCCAATTGAGCCTGCAAATATCACATCGCCGACAATAACCCGATTGCTCGCACGCTCTACCAACACTACGTGCCCAGGAGTATGGCCGGGGCAATGTAATACTTCTAAGG
This genomic window contains:
- a CDS encoding lactoylglutathione lyase family protein; this translates as MTEAVKTPYPRTFSHIGISVPDLEAAVKFYTEVLGWYLIMKPTEIVEDDSAIGEMCTDVFGAGWGKFRIAHLSTGDRVGVEIFEFSNQENPENNFEYWKTGIFHFCVQDPDVEGLAEKIVAAGGKKRMKAPRYYYPGEKPYRMIYMEDPFGNILEIYSHSYELHYASGAYE